The sequence below is a genomic window from Pseudomonas cannabina.
TCATCCAGTTGCGCTGCGAAGGCTGGCCTGTGTCGCCCATGCTGCAAGGTCGCGTCGTGCTTAAAGGGCTCGAAGATCGCCGCTTGCAGTTGATGGGTATCGAACCGGTGACGCTTCCCCCTGGCTCGGCCCTGGCCGGACAAACCCTGGACTCCGATCAGGTTGTTGACTTCCTCACACCGCCGGGCATGACCTGGATTGCGCCGCAGACCCTGCAAACACTGGGGTTTAAGGAGGGCCAGCAACCGCTGACCGAAACCGGTGTTCCACTGCCCCCCTTGCACGTCAAAGCCGACATGGCGCCCGGCGTGCTACTGACCGACATTGGCTTCGCGCAAGCGCTGCTCGACCAGCCGGGTCAGTTGTCCCGAATGCTGGTGGCCAAGGATTTCGCCCAGCAGAGCCCGGCATTGCCACCCGCGCTGAATAACCTGCTGGTTATCAAGAAAAGTGGCGAAGAGAACAACCTGGAACGCCTGACCGAAAGCTTTCACCTGAATCTGAATGCACTCGGGGTGCTGTCATTTATCGTTGGGCTGTTCATCGTCCACGCGGCCATTGGCCTGGCACTGGAGCAGCGCCGCGGCTTGCTGCGCAACCTGCGCGCCTGCGGGGTGAGCGCCCGTTTGCTGATGACGACGCTTGGCGTCGAGCTCGGCGTGCTGGCCCTGATCGGTGGTATTTTCGGCGTGATCAGCGGCTATCTGCTGGCCAGCCTGCTGCTACCGGATGTCGCGGCCAGCCTGCGAGGGCTTTATGGGGCTGAGGTCGCCGGCCAGTTGAATCTGAGTCTGTGGTGGTGGTTGAGCGGGATTGGCCTGAGTCTGTTTGGCGCACTGCTGGCGGGTGCGAACAGCCTGTTGCGTGCGGCACGCTTGCCCTTGCTGGCGTTGGCCGATGCGCAAGCGTGGCAACAGGCTCATGCGCGCTGGCTGCGACGGCAGGCTTGGGTGGCCGCGACCGGGGCGCTGGTTGCTGCAGCGGCCTTGCTGTTCGGCGATACGCTGATGCTGGGTTTTGTGATGATGTCTGCTCTGTTGCTCAGTGCGGCGCTGGGCCTTCCGGTATTGCTGGATGCCATGCTTGGTGGCCTGCTCAAGCGCAGTCGTTCGGTGCTAGGCCAGTGGTTTTTCGCCGATTGCCGTCAACAGTTGCCAGCCTTGAGCCTGGCGCTGATGGCATTGCTGCTGGCGATGGCTGCCAATATTGGCGCAGGCAGCATGACCTCGGGGTTTCGTGAAACCTTCAACAGTTGGCAGGAGCAACGCCTCACCGCCGAACTGTATGTCAGCCCGCAAGACCCGGCGCAGGCCGAGCCCTTGCAAACCTGGCTGAGCCAGCAACCGGAGGTCAGCGCAGTGCTGCCCAACTGGCAGGTGCCGGTGCAAATTCAGGGCTGGCCTGCCGATCTGTTTGGCGTTATCGACCACAGCACCTATCGCCAGCACTGGGAATTGCTCGAATCGGTCTCCGGCGATCCGTGGAATCTGTTGCGCGATGAAGACACGGTGATGCTCAGCGAACAGTTGGCGCGCCGCCTTGGTCTGGGGCTGGACGATACGCTGAACATTCCGGTGCCCAACGGCACGTGGGCGGTGCGTATCATCGGGATCTATGCCGATTACGGCAATCCCAAGGGCCATCTTCTGGTTAATTCGAACCATCTGCTTGCCCACTGGCCGCAACTGACGCCGGTTCGTTTCAACCTGAGGATGGATCATTCGGCAACCACACCCTTGGCCGCCAGACTGCAAGACCGCTTCAAGCTGGACGACAACCACATCATCGATCAGAGCCAGCTCAAGCGCTGGTCAAGCCAAGTCTTTGAGCGCACGTTTGCTGCCACTGCTGCACTCAACAGCCTGACCCTGGGTGTGGCCGGTGTCGCACTGTTCATCAGCTTGCTGACCCAGAGCCAGAGCCGGCTCGGGCAACTGGCTCCGTTGTGGACGCTCGGTGTGACGCGACGGCAACTGATGCTGTTGAATCTGGGACAGACCTGGCTGCTGGCGGTGCTGACGCTGGTCCTCGCGCTGCCGCTGGGCCTGACGCTGGCATGGTGTCTCGATGCGGTGATCAACGTTCGGGCCTTCGGCTGGCGGTTGCCATTGCAGGTGTTTCCGATGCAATTGCTGCAACTGATGGCGCTGGCGATGCTGGCGACCTTGCTGGCCTCAGCCTGGCCACTGTTGAAGTTGTACCGCAGTCGCCCGGCTGATTTACTGAGGACATTCGCCAATGAACATTAACTGGCTGATGCCGCTGGCGTTCGCCTTGCTGCTCGTTGCCTGCGATGACAAACCGCAACCCGAAAGCGGTTTCGCCGGGCTGGGCAATGCCGCCGACGCCTACACGCAGGTGACGCCGGGCAAGGTTTTTTCATTTCCCGAGGATCACGGCCAGCACCCGGGCTTTCGCATCGAATGGTGGTACATCACCGCCACCTTGAAAGATGACACCGGGCAACCCTTCGGTGTGCAATGGACCCTGTTCCGCAGCGCTCTGCGCCCAGGCAAGCAGCCCGGCAGCGGCTGGAATGACGGCACGATCTGGCTGGGCCACGCGGCTGCGACTTCAGGCAGCGGCCATTACGTGGCGGAGCGCTACGCACGTGGCGGAATCGGGCAGGCCAACGTGACGCTGGCGCCCTTCTCGGCCTGGATCGACGACTGGGGGTTCACCAGCGATGCCAAACCCGGTGACCCGCTGGTCACGATGCAGTTGAAAGCCAGCGGCAAGGGTTTTCGCTACGACCTGCACCTCACTTCCAGCAAACCGCTGGTGCTGCAAGGTGAACAAGGCTACAGCCAGAAATCCGAGGCCAGTCAGGCCTCCTACTATTACAGCCAGCCGTTCTTCAAGGCCAAAGGCAGTGTAGAAATCGAGGGCAAAACCCATCAGGTCACCGGCAACGCCTGGCTGGACCGGGAATGGAGCAGTCAGCCATTGACTGCCAATCAGAGCGGCTGGGACTGGTTCTCCCTGCAACTGGCCGACGGCGACCGCCTGATGCTCTACCGCATCCGCTACAAGAACGGTACACCCTACCTGACCGGCAACTGGATCAGCGCCGACGGCACGACCACATTACTGCACGCCAGCGAGATCAGCCTTGAACCGTTGAACGAAACCTCGATCGGCGACCACAAGGTACCCACCCGCTGGGCGATCAGAATTCCCGGCAGGAACCTGAACATCACCACCGAAGCGCTGAACCCCAAGGCCTGGATGGGCACAAGCATCCCCTACTGGGAAGGCCCGGTGAAGTTCAGCGGCAGTCAGCAGGGGGTCGGGTATCTGGAGATGACGGGGTATTAATAGTCTTTATTGAGACTGCGGCGTCTCACAGGACCGGGACGCGGGCTAGCCGTTATGAGGAGCGAATCTTGCCATTCCCAAAACGTTTCCGCGAGCATCGACAGCGGGCCTGAACTCTTGCGGAATATCGGATTGAGCGCGCATTGCTTCATCAAGTGCTTCACGCATATCGCTCCACTCAGTCAGCTTGGTGCTAATCTGCTGGACAATATTTTCAGAAGTATCACCGGTGTTAAAACCGGTATCGTTGGTCAGGTATCGATGATGCGCAGCAGCTGTTTGCAGCAGTGCGTCGGTGACCCGGTGAAGCCGATGGTAATGCTCTCTAAGGAGACGCTGAACAATTAACCCGTTCGCACCGTCCCCATTTCCAAGCCGGTTTTTTTCAACCTGCCGGCCTTATTTTACGTTTCTCGAGCAGATTTCTGCCCTCATTTTGCTGAAAGGCGGGCCAGTCCCGCCTTTCAGACGGATTTATCCTGCCGTCTGTTGTAAATACCGCTTGGCCAGCATCAGATTGGCCAACCCAAACAAACTGAACAACTGCGCTGTATTCTTTTCCAGCCCACGGTAGCGAACCTTGCGATGATTGAAGCGCACCTTGATTACCTGGAAGGGGTGCTCGACCTTGGCACGCAGTTGCGCCTTGGCATATTCAATTTTGCGCTTGACCCGATACAGCACGCTGCCTTCGCCGTGCTGCTTGTAACTGCTTGGCCGTTCTGCAATCGACCAGATAACGTCCCGTTCAGCATGCTCCGGTCGCTTGGCCGCACCGGTGTATCCAGCGTCACCCGAAACATAGGTTTCGTCACCGTGAAGCAACTGGCCAACCTGGGTGACATCCGCCACGTTAGCGGCCGTCCCTACTACGCTGTGCACCAGCCCCGACGTGGCGTCTACACCAATGTGGGCCTTCATCCCAAAGTGCCATTGATTGCCTTTCCTGGCCTGATGCATCTCAGGATCACGCTTGCCTTCTCGGTTCTTGACCGAGGGCGGCGCGGCGATCAGAGTAGCGTCGACGATAGTGCCTTCCTTGAGCAGCAGCCCCCGGCTGGCCAGATGCTGGTTAATCGTTTCAAACAGCAGCCGGGTTAGCTGATGGACTTCCAGCAAGCGGCGAAAACGCAGCAAGGTGGTGGCATCCGGTGCAGACTCGCGACCCAGGTCGATACCCATAAAACCGCGGATGGCCTGGCTGTCGTAGACGGCATCTTCGCAACCTTCATCGGAGAAACCGAAACACTGCTGCACGACGTACATGCGCAACATGCGCGACACCCCTATCGCAGGGCGTCCGCGCTTGCCTGCGGTGTTGCTATAAAACGGCGCCACTTGCGCCTCCAGCAGGGCCCAGGGCACCAACTGTTCAAGGTCAGCCAGGAAGCGATCTCGGCGAGTCTGCTTTTTCTTGCCGGTATATTCGAGTTCGGAGAAGGTCTTCTGCACGCGCGTAACGCTCACGGAGAGGGAGGCTGTTGAAGGAACTTAGTGTGCCAAGGGTGGGGACAGTTGGCTATTTTTGCAGCGCCTCCCTAAGTGTCTGTGGAGCCTCATTGTTAATAAAATGCAACTGAGGCCGAGTGAGGCCAGCCGCATTATCCAGAGCATCTTTTGCACTGAGCAACTGAGCAGGCGTGACTTCGTCATCGACCTCTGAACCCTGGCCAACCCGTTCTGGAGAATTGACCTGCCGAGCCATGCTGGCCCCACCAACGCATACGTTTCCCATTTAAATAAGTCCTCTCAGGGTGAAATGATTCGCATCGTTTACGTGGTCGCGGGCACCCGACTGGTTCCATGCCTGTCACAAAAATTGGCACTGGCGGGCACAAGATTTCGAGACAGGAATTGACCAATACTTTTATTTTTTACACACGCTCGAACCATCCACCGACGAACGCTTATAACTTTTTGATCTAAAACTACGCCGCCCTCACTGGGTCAGTTTCTGGGTGACTGCACTTTCTCAGTCACCTCCCCAACGGAAACCCGGTAAGGACTTATGTGCGGATTAGCAGGTGAACTTCGTTTCGACCATCAACCAGCGGACCTTGCCGCTGTTGAACGCATTACCCATGAGCTGGCGCCTCGCGGCCCGGATGCGTGGGGTTTTCATAGCCAGGGACCGATTGCCCTTGGGCATCGCCGTCTGAAAATCATGGACCTGTCGGATGGCTCGGCGCAGCCGATGATCGACAGTCATCTTGGCCTGTCGATGGCCTTCAACGGTGCGATCTACAACTTCCCCGAATTGCGTGCCGAGTTGGAAAGCCTTGGCTATCAGTTCCATTCCGGTGGCGACACCGAGGTGTTACTCAAGGGCTACCACGCGTGGGGCGCAGAGATGCTGCCCAAGCTCAATGGCATGTTTGCCTTTGCCATCTGGGAGCGCGACAGCAAGCAGTTGTTCATTGCCCGTGACCGTCTCGGCGTAAAGCCGTTGTACCTGTCGAAAACCGACAAGCGCCTGCGCTTCGCGTCTTCGCTGCCTGCCCTGCTCAAGGGCGGTGATATCAGCGGGATGCTTGATCCGGTGGCGCTCAATCATTACCTCAACTTCCATGCTGTGGTGCCTGCACCGCGTACGCTGCTGGCCGGCGTCGAGAAGTTGCCGCCTGCCAGCTGGATGCGCATTGACGCCAGCGGCAAGGTCGAGCAGAAAGTCTGGTGGACCCTGCCTTACGGTCCCCACGAGGACGAGAAAAATCTTACGCTGGAAGACTGGCGCGACCGTGTGCTGGACAGCACCCGCGAAGCGGTTGCCATTCGTCAGCGTGCGGCGGTGGATGTCGGCGTGCTGCTTTCAGGTGGTGTCGATTCGAGCATGCTGGTCGGTCTGCTGCGTGAAGTAGGTGTCGAAGACTTGTCGACCTTCTCCATCGGCTTCCAGGATGCTGGCGGTGAACGTGGCGATGAATTTCAGTACTCGGACCTGATCGCCAAGCATTACGGCACGCGTCACCATCAGTTGCGCATTCAGGAAAGCGAGATCATCGAGCAGTTGCCTGCGGCGTTCCGCGCCATGAGCGAACCGATGGTCAGCCACGACTGCATCGCCTTTTATCTGCTGTCGCGCGAAGTGGCCAAGCATTGCAAGGTCGTGCAGAGCGGCCAGGGCGCTGACGAGCTGTTTGCCGGTTATCACTGGTACCCGCAAGTCGATGGCGCAAGCGACCCGGTCGCGGCCTACCGTGACGCCTTTGTGGACCGCAGCTACGCCGAATACGCCGATACCGTTCAGCCTAAATGGCGCACTGCCAACGACGCCGCCGGTGACTTCGTTCGCGATCATTTCGCCCAGCCGGGTGCCAGCGCAGCGGTCGACAAAGCCTTGCGTCTGGACAGCACGGTGATGCTGGTCGATGACCCGGTCAAACGGGTCGACAACATGACCATGGCCTGGGGCCTGGAAGCGCGCACGCCGTTTCTCGACTATCGTCTGGTCGAGCTGTCTGCGCGGATTCCCGGCAAGTTCAAACTGCCCGATGGTGGCAAGCAGGTATTGAAAGAAGCGGCGCGTCTGGTCATCCCGTCAGAAGTGATCGACCGCAAAAAAGGTTACTTCCCGGTGCCCGGCCTCAAGCACTTGCAAGGCGACACCCTTAACTGGGTACGCGACCTGCTGACCGATCCGAGCCAGGACCGTGGTCTGTTCAACCCGACCATGGTCGACAAACTGCTGACCAACCCCGAGGGCCAGCTTACGCCACTGCGTGGCTCCAAGTTGTGGCAGTTGGCAGCGCTGAACCTGTGGCTCAGCGAACAAGGACTGTGATTGATGAAACAGAACGCGACGACTTAT
It includes:
- a CDS encoding ABC transporter permease; protein product: MRVFYWTLRALLSHWRRHPVQFFSILTGLWLATALLTGVQALNSQARESYQRASQLIGGEPQTSISATSGGLFAQDLFIQLRCEGWPVSPMLQGRVVLKGLEDRRLQLMGIEPVTLPPGSALAGQTLDSDQVVDFLTPPGMTWIAPQTLQTLGFKEGQQPLTETGVPLPPLHVKADMAPGVLLTDIGFAQALLDQPGQLSRMLVAKDFAQQSPALPPALNNLLVIKKSGEENNLERLTESFHLNLNALGVLSFIVGLFIVHAAIGLALEQRRGLLRNLRACGVSARLLMTTLGVELGVLALIGGIFGVISGYLLASLLLPDVAASLRGLYGAEVAGQLNLSLWWWLSGIGLSLFGALLAGANSLLRAARLPLLALADAQAWQQAHARWLRRQAWVAATGALVAAAALLFGDTLMLGFVMMSALLLSAALGLPVLLDAMLGGLLKRSRSVLGQWFFADCRQQLPALSLALMALLLAMAANIGAGSMTSGFRETFNSWQEQRLTAELYVSPQDPAQAEPLQTWLSQQPEVSAVLPNWQVPVQIQGWPADLFGVIDHSTYRQHWELLESVSGDPWNLLRDEDTVMLSEQLARRLGLGLDDTLNIPVPNGTWAVRIIGIYADYGNPKGHLLVNSNHLLAHWPQLTPVRFNLRMDHSATTPLAARLQDRFKLDDNHIIDQSQLKRWSSQVFERTFAATAALNSLTLGVAGVALFISLLTQSQSRLGQLAPLWTLGVTRRQLMLLNLGQTWLLAVLTLVLALPLGLTLAWCLDAVINVRAFGWRLPLQVFPMQLLQLMALAMLATLLASAWPLLKLYRSRPADLLRTFANEH
- a CDS encoding lipocalin-like domain-containing protein, yielding MNINWLMPLAFALLLVACDDKPQPESGFAGLGNAADAYTQVTPGKVFSFPEDHGQHPGFRIEWWYITATLKDDTGQPFGVQWTLFRSALRPGKQPGSGWNDGTIWLGHAAATSGSGHYVAERYARGGIGQANVTLAPFSAWIDDWGFTSDAKPGDPLVTMQLKASGKGFRYDLHLTSSKPLVLQGEQGYSQKSEASQASYYYSQPFFKAKGSVEIEGKTHQVTGNAWLDREWSSQPLTANQSGWDWFSLQLADGDRLMLYRIRYKNGTPYLTGNWISADGTTTLLHASEISLEPLNETSIGDHKVPTRWAIRIPGRNLNITTEALNPKAWMGTSIPYWEGPVKFSGSQQGVGYLEMTGY
- a CDS encoding IS5 family transposase, which translates into the protein MQKTFSELEYTGKKKQTRRDRFLADLEQLVPWALLEAQVAPFYSNTAGKRGRPAIGVSRMLRMYVVQQCFGFSDEGCEDAVYDSQAIRGFMGIDLGRESAPDATTLLRFRRLLEVHQLTRLLFETINQHLASRGLLLKEGTIVDATLIAAPPSVKNREGKRDPEMHQARKGNQWHFGMKAHIGVDATSGLVHSVVGTAANVADVTQVGQLLHGDETYVSGDAGYTGAAKRPEHAERDVIWSIAERPSSYKQHGEGSVLYRVKRKIEYAKAQLRAKVEHPFQVIKVRFNHRKVRYRGLEKNTAQLFSLFGLANLMLAKRYLQQTAG
- a CDS encoding N-acetylglutaminylglutamine amidotransferase, whose protein sequence is MCGLAGELRFDHQPADLAAVERITHELAPRGPDAWGFHSQGPIALGHRRLKIMDLSDGSAQPMIDSHLGLSMAFNGAIYNFPELRAELESLGYQFHSGGDTEVLLKGYHAWGAEMLPKLNGMFAFAIWERDSKQLFIARDRLGVKPLYLSKTDKRLRFASSLPALLKGGDISGMLDPVALNHYLNFHAVVPAPRTLLAGVEKLPPASWMRIDASGKVEQKVWWTLPYGPHEDEKNLTLEDWRDRVLDSTREAVAIRQRAAVDVGVLLSGGVDSSMLVGLLREVGVEDLSTFSIGFQDAGGERGDEFQYSDLIAKHYGTRHHQLRIQESEIIEQLPAAFRAMSEPMVSHDCIAFYLLSREVAKHCKVVQSGQGADELFAGYHWYPQVDGASDPVAAYRDAFVDRSYAEYADTVQPKWRTANDAAGDFVRDHFAQPGASAAVDKALRLDSTVMLVDDPVKRVDNMTMAWGLEARTPFLDYRLVELSARIPGKFKLPDGGKQVLKEAARLVIPSEVIDRKKGYFPVPGLKHLQGDTLNWVRDLLTDPSQDRGLFNPTMVDKLLTNPEGQLTPLRGSKLWQLAALNLWLSEQGL